The following are encoded in a window of Cytophagia bacterium CHB2 genomic DNA:
- a CDS encoding RNA polymerase sigma-70 factor gives MPKPKLELSSEQLAALQAGDTAVFKQLFEEFQPRLYRFLWLKLRMVEQEEDLVQETFLRFWNARSQLRPGGNIEIYLFRIASNLATDVLRRPKRENNRLELETQSHPAALAADQAIESEQLADMISEFVTAMPEGPRTAFILSRYENLSHAEIAEIMGISVKTVEKHIGKALRLLREKLVELGVRV, from the coding sequence ATGCCAAAGCCGAAACTGGAACTCTCTTCCGAACAACTTGCCGCGTTGCAAGCGGGAGATACCGCCGTGTTCAAACAGCTGTTTGAGGAATTCCAACCGCGGCTGTATCGTTTTCTCTGGCTCAAGCTGCGGATGGTGGAACAGGAGGAAGATTTGGTGCAGGAAACCTTTCTGCGATTTTGGAATGCCCGGTCGCAACTCAGACCGGGCGGCAACATTGAAATTTACTTGTTTCGCATTGCGAGTAATTTGGCTACAGATGTGTTGCGCCGCCCCAAGCGAGAGAATAATCGTCTAGAATTGGAAACACAATCACACCCGGCGGCGCTAGCAGCAGACCAGGCGATCGAGTCCGAACAGCTCGCAGATATGATTTCCGAATTTGTCACTGCCATGCCCGAGGGCCCGCGCACTGCCTTCATTCTCAGCCGCTATGAAAATCTCTCACACGCCGAGATTGCCGAAATCATGGGAATATCTGTGAAAACCGTGGAGAAGCATATTGGCAAGGCTTTGCGCTTGCTGCGGGAAAAATTGGTGGAATTGGGAGTACGCGTTTAA